One region of Plasmodium gaboni strain SY75 chromosome 6, whole genome shotgun sequence genomic DNA includes:
- a CDS encoding hypothetical protein (conserved Plasmodium protein, unknown function), with the protein MKFLFSYLYYILVYIYFVSAQSGVVYDENQKSVQFHITLWIVITFIVAFLLGTYATYRISHTKDSLLYSKINASSNTK; encoded by the exons atgaagTTCCTTTTCAgttatctttattatatattagtctatatatattttgtttcTGCTCAG TCAGGTGTAgtatatgatgaaaatCAAAAAAGTGTTCAGTTTCATATCACCTTATG GATTGTAATAACCTTTATAGTAGCATTCCTTTTAGGAACCTATGCAACGTACCGAATTTCACAT ACAAAAgattcattattatattcaaaaatTAACGCATCTAGTAATactaaataa
- a CDS encoding hypothetical protein (conserved Plasmodium protein, unknown function): MKRFLSWCTCVIIGTAIPLGLSTLSLWYLNVDKEKNEIHSYNNEYRRKQRENLLKEKSSN, translated from the exons ATGAAAAGGTTTCTTAGTTGGTGTACTTGTGTAATAATAG GAACAGCAATACCATTAGGCCTTTCCACTCTCAGTTTATGGTATTTAAATGTTGACAAAGAAAAAAACGAAATTCattcttataataatgaatatagAAGAAAGCAAAGAGAGAACTTATTAAAGGAGAAAAGCtcaaattaa
- a CDS encoding rhoptry protein, with amino-acid sequence IVLSCVSLLFNYINLITLVPIYIILQSIYSIGNIWFNYVYEIEILELLFLCFFLVPFCGNHLKKRFSPTCLIKYICRCFVFKVLIGTSLIRFRNSDLWGKLLGKYYLYETQPLPTIISYLFHSCITLSKLDNIFCILTECVFSFLLLFPIRSFRLVGGSLIFIYCILNFITGNSYLFYFLLIAPLMFCFDDKILLKLFFFKCRRYEIINIVKEKLASKNKSKRYFKSFDIFYFTGFNSDDLVKIYDAYFNIKYQKAYVGKSSAPKKNNKFNKYNEQSSYDDNYEQGDDEHYYYDDEEYDKYDEYDEYDEDNYDNGHNNSLNYQITKEQIHKNQSPSKTKQQHQQYRALIPKSSSKEINLFYKKQNILKSIKNDLYNTFYWLFSQNGLHYIIKNYNVSIEIFIHIICSLLIIIFNCIITTSIYPITSILFYIYIVLFLSYIIFLFGYTKNIFSRIISQLSLLSVILLIYSNQIFLHGFVNIYYNSLFFIHFLTLCILSMFYLNNKRFIFKFTTQYFYFILFIYFAYFFLQNILSPNQIMNAQYGSFEIMNIYGSFGKIKKIRKEIIIEGTDSEKINDNTKWNTYEFYCKPDNIYKKMCTQFRLLYNFIPVLYIDRLDWQFNTLSDKEDETILENEWFKNFLIKLSNNDKNILSLLYKNPFDNKKNRNNQNKIFLRISNATYKFTQNGKKNWWDVVSSKVIINPTQIPKLPEQVRQNVYNMHEQLENAKTIKKMNKEEDKDIYDENMVNYKKYNMRKYKAIDQNMNDIESSKGAKKKDIVSTNEATKNDIVSTNEATKNDIVSTKERQNDVILNDKFIGIDLKYNNIANNFEPTDKEEAYHNLRKIKKEKDNKAKERHEKNFNEQYERVKKILEDHKKKLEDENEIIKKEKRKLENQKDLLNKEKQELQEEKKKLIYQKKIQEHNMLEQDKKIQEEKFMEKKQKLTEKFLEQKQKEDQQILERNIKEEQNIMNKLKKLQEEKNQFEKKKLFLEQKKIQEQKLIDQEKKYLQQQQNKLLQIKKQMQHEKQEEQNKVDQQLNEKLKKELLLQNEDIINKKYISNPIHNNNNFNNTHHMNNVKIINHDMNTYKTKELNEQINNEFESELKNNVEPFPNEIIYDNGNNEQVKYTNRYLNNHLNDHLNHNFKNNNHNKLNGSYNKSTQHNYYNQDVSYFKQNHNIYNKFENKENKINNEQANNTLQKFTVDENIKYKLDNAIKNSYSKYNLLNNYTNKINKLGLLDVYNKPNNFSSISELNYKPNEKYHNESYITDAVKENNE; translated from the coding sequence GTATTGTGCTCAGTTGTGTGAGTCTTCTATTCAATTACATCAATTTAATTACCCTAGTACCcatttatattatcctGCAGTCTATATATAGCATAGGGAATATATGGTTTAATTATGTATATGAAATTGAAATActtgaattattattcttgTGTTTTTTCTTAGTACCTTTTTGTGGaaatcatttaaaaaagagATTTTCACCAACTtgtttaataaaatatatttgtagATGTTTTGTATTTAAAGTTCTTATAGGTACGAGCTTAATACGATTTAGAAATAGTGATTTATGGGGGAAATTATTaggaaaatattatttatatgaaacACAACCATTACCAAcaattatttcttatttatttcattcATGTATAACATTAAGCAAATTggataatatattttgtatattaaCAGAATGtgtattttcttttctcCTACTTTTTCCTATTAGATCATTTAGATTAGTTGGAGGTTctcttatttttatttattgtattttaaattttattactGGGAATTCGTACttattttactttttaCTTATTGCTCCATTAATGTTTTGTTTTGATGATaagatattattaaaattgtttttttttaaatgtagAAGGTATGAAATCATAAATATAGTAAAAGAGAAATTGGCtagtaaaaataaaagtaaacgatattttaaaagttttgatattttttattttactGGTTTTAATTCTGATGATTTAGTTAAGATATATGATGcttattttaatataaaatatcaaaaaGCATATGTAGGAAAATCCTCTGCCcccaaaaaaaataataaatttaataaatataatgaacAATCTTcatatgatgataattatgAACAAGGAGATGATgaacattattattatgatgatgaagagtatgataaatatgatgaatatgatgaatatgatgaagataattatgataatgGTCATAATAACTCATTAAATTATCAAATTACAAAAGAACAAATACATAAGAATCAATCACCCTCAAAAACGAAACAACAACATCAACAATATAGAGCTTTAATACCTAAATCTTCTTctaaagaaataaatttattttataaaaaacaaaatatattgaaaagcataaaaaatgatttatataatacattttattGGTTATTTTCACAAAATGGATTACActatattataaagaattataatgtatctatagaaatatttatacatattatttgttctttattaattataatatttaattgtATTATAACAACATCTATATATCCTATTActtctattttattttatatatatattgtacTTTTCCtttcttatattatatttttatttggatatacaaaaaatatattttcacGTATTATAAGCCAATTGTCTTTATTATCAgtaattttattaatttattctAATCAGATATTTCTACATGGatttgttaatatatattataatagtTTATTCTTTATACATTTCCTAACATTGTGTATTCTTTCtatgttttatttaaataataaaagattCATCTTTAAATTTACTACAcaatatttctattttattctCTTTATCTATTTTGCCTATTTTTTTctacaaaatattttatcacCTAATCAAATTATGAATGCTCAATATGGCTCATTCGaaattatgaatatatatggatcatttggaaaaataaaaaaaatcagaaaagaaattattattgaAGGAACAGACTcagaaaaaattaatgataatacaAAATGGAATACATATGAATTTTATTGTAAACCtgataatatttataaaaaaatgtgtaCACAATTCAGACttctatataattttattcCAGTCCTTTATATTGATAGATTGGATTGGCAATTTAATACACTCAGTGATAAAGAAGATGAAACCATTTTAGAAAATGAATGGTTCAAAAATTTTCTTATCaaattatcaaataatgataaaaatattctttccttattatataaaaatcCTTTTGATAACAAGAAAAATAGgaataatcaaaataaaatattcttaAGAATCTCTAATGCTACTTATAAATTCACAcaaaatggaaaaaaaaattggTGGGATGTTGTTTCATCAAAAGTTATTATAAATCCAACACAAATTCCAAAATTACCTGAACAGGTCAGGCAAAATGTATATAACATGCATGAACAGTTAGAAAATGcaaaaacaataaaaaaaatgaataagGAGGAAgataaagatatatatgatgaaaatatggtgaactataaaaaatataacatgAGAAAATATAAAGCTATAGATcaaaatatgaatgatatAGAATCATCAAAAGGAGcaaaaaagaaagataTCGTATCAACAAATGAAGCAACAAAGAATGATATCGTATCAACAAATGAAGCAACAAAGAATGATATCGTATCAACAAAAGAAAGACAAAATGATgttattttaaatgataaatttATTGGAATTGACCtgaaatataataatatagcTAATAATTTTGAGCCAACTGATAAAGAAGAGGCATACCATAATTTAAGaaagataaaaaaagaaaaagataataaagCAAAGGAAAGacatgaaaaaaattttaatgaacaatatgaaagagtaaagaaaatattagaagatcataaaaagaaactagaagatgaaaatgaaataattaagaaagaaaaaagaaaattagAAAACCAAAAagatttattaaataaagaaaaacaagaattacaagaagaaaaaaaaaaattaatctatcaaaaaaaaatacaagAACATAATATGTTGGAACAAGATAAGAAAATACAAGAAGAGAAATTTATGgaaaagaaacaaaaacTAACGGAAAAATTTTTAgaacaaaaacaaaaagaagATCAACAAATTTTagaaagaaatataaaagaagaacaaaatattatgaacaaacttaaaaaattacaagaagaaaaaaatcaatttgaaaaaaaaaaattatttcttgaacaaaaaaaaatacaagAACAAAAACTAATTGatcaagaaaaaaaatatttacaacaacaacaaaataaattattacaaattaaaaaacaaatgCAACATGAAAAACAagaagaacaaaataaagTAGATCAACAATTAAATGAAAAGCTAAAAAAGGAATTACTGTTAcaaaatgaagatattataaataaaaaatatatatctaatcctattcataataataataattttaataatactCACCATATGAATAATGTCAAAATAATTAATCATGATATGAATACTtataaaacaaaagaaCTCAAcgaacaaataaataacgAATTTGAAAGTGAAttgaaaaataatgttGAGCCATTTCCaaatgaaattatatatgacaacggaaataatgaacaagtaaaatatacaaatagATATTTGAATAACCACTTGAATGATCATTTAAatcataattttaaaaacaataatcataataaattaaatggatcatataataaatctACTCAAcacaattattataatcaagacgtatcatattttaaacaaaaccataatatatataacaaattCGAGAAcaaagaaaataaaataaataatgaacaagctaataatacattacaaaaatttactgtagatgaaaatatcaaatataaattagATAATGCTATTAAAAATTCTTATTctaaatataatttattaaataattatacaaataaaataaataaattagGTTTGTTAGATGTATATAACAAACCAAACAACTTTTCTAGTATTAGTGAATTGAATTATAAAccaaatgaaaaatatcATAATGAAAGCTATATAACAGATGCAgttaaagaaaataatgaataa
- a CDS encoding putative apicoplast ribosomal protein L18 precursor — MYISFIIFSIIFIFLGVIENFIINKRILYRPNFLLYSEKKNKKKNTPEQVATRANKDLKEKKRKRPTSKILECLLKEKVEKVEKNSDENECSNVDKEIREGKRVPRLRVRNTNNHIYASIIDDYKKYVLCSTCSRDATLSKILGTYRRKATNRIINNGRTIKSAWEIGKIIGKKALNKGIFKVRFDRARHPYAGKVEALAEGARAVGLLL; from the exons atgtacatatcgttcataatattttcaataatttttatttttcttgGTGTAATAGAAAATTTCATAATTAACAAGAGAATTTTGTATAGGCCgaattttttattatactctgaaaaaaaaaacaaaaagaagAATACACCTGAACAAGTAGCAACTAGAGCGAATAAAGACCTCAAGGagaagaaaagaaaaagacCCACAAgt AAAATTTTGGAATGTTTATTAAAAGAGAAGGTTGAGAAAgttgaaaaaaattcaGATGAGAATGAATGTTCAAATGTCGATAAAGAAATAAGAGAAGGAAAAAGAGTGCCACGGCTTAGAGTGAGAAATAcaaataatcatatatatgcTTCAATAATTGatgattataaaaaatatgtattatgTTCAACATGCTCAAGAGATGCTACACTTTCTAAAATATTAGGAACATACAGAAGAAAAGCAACAAACCGTATTATAAACAATGGAAGAACTATTAAATCGGCTTGGGAAATTGGTAAAATTATAGGGAAAAAAGCTTTAAATAAAGGAATATTTAAAGTACGCTTTGATCGAGCTAGACATCCATATGCTGGAAAAGTGGAGGCTCTAGCCGAAGGAGCAAGAGCAGTAggtttattattataa
- a CDS encoding putative AP-3 complex subunit beta, with the protein MDSLKINIKIPLLEKAASNVKDIISHLKLNDGIYFDKNKYDENEIIMNLECTNIYKKIETMKHILIAHILKIDVSNLFFDVLKNISINNLTLKKLIYNYLILYAEGNEDLTILTINSFKNDLNNNNYQIRASALKAMASIKSLDMINIIINSLKKLSKDKSPYVRKTCADVIPSIYNIDKDQFLFLRNILLDLLNDQDVIVLSSAVMSFNCLCIYNHTEHNNKIKINNKNKNNGDGHGDGHGDDNYCYHFNVQDSNNFKPNIYKCLPSNDLNYLDKNNSVSYDLSYLSSYEHFCHVNSMERQRDKFIEQNDNMLEKRESKTQTDEYILMYTDQNNNENEIEIEKNNNNIRDKNVHINDNNIFINDNHVDSIKNVETPNIYVNLKPSEHSEDPSSYKEKNEIYNSLACLHPYYYKLCSYLLLFHPFHQIYLMDLLLRYCKMFYKDPLNNKKINLKNKIKKENNYIYSNGSFINKSSCYLHNIDEDDFSSYDIDIEIFIDKLIILLSSNSYSVILMCISSLYHLTNFMYKEYIIDSIINTLFRCTIEKNEDMYEIFLKSVKNIIIYLKDYFIKYLSFFYIKPEDNNIIKSIKIDLLYVLQNDYNKIIILDEFLYLLYIPGISEDIIKKLFSYITSIALTNSICLSNVMQHIIVMLNSNIKLYSYQSILSLRKLLRQSHHNQIVQILFFLCKIFLSIQLEEVKISILCTLTNYQKYIDPLLLYDISRILLKFFHTSTKIMKIHIIHFVFKVWIYQYASLIIQSNENLDNQTNNITHSDISTTNDIPLNKKIHINQAEAQMETSTENLEGKHFECDKNDDVKKYACQNDDVKKYACQNDDVKKYECQNDDVKKYACQNDDVKKYAYQNDDVTKDQINNGQENNKIDPTNLTTTPTNNNNNNNNNNNNNINNYIYDHTLNNSFCRNEKFNKHHISLLKKHFENYEKLCKQTFMLALEDQHFNVQDTSKTYINIFLRLKELSVEKNISLNILQRNFFNEHLDIYSLPLYYLKCFYRNNDNIICSKSLQENEKNCSSNVHSYETKSSDHNIKVGDNIIKTNSDKINEKYDDLKNSSCEENNSNHFDYIKNSFLFQLNTVSNILNKKISSYVELPDFACDDLPKIEHINKNEKKENITSISSKDIQRNNTYNKFINERIFTNMDDFYKEQNFHTSHQTNKNYSEKSMLFNKGTKIQGEDEESEDENENEETNEKINEKINENTNEDENKNKHQTFCNNSNNQSTNINNTSHFKHEKVIDEQMDDIEKFFFSDEN; encoded by the coding sequence ATGGATTCTTTAAAGATTAACATTAAAATCCCCCTTCTTGAGAAAGCAGCCTCAAATGTGAAAGACATAATATCTCATTTAAAATTGAACGAtggaatatattttgataagaataaatatgatgagaacgaaataattatgaattTAGAATGtactaatatatataaaaagatCGAAACAATGAAACATATCCTGATTGctcatattttaaaaattgaTGTATCcaatttattttttgatgtattaaaaaatatatctattaataatttaacacttaaaaaattaatatataattatttaatattatatgcaGAAGGAAATGAAGATTTAACCATTTTAACTataaattcttttaaaaatgatttaaataataataactATCAAATAAGAGCATCAGCATTAAAAGCTATGGCATCTATAAAATCTTTAGATATGAtcaatataattattaattctttaaaaaaactATCTAAAGATAAATCACCTTATGTTAGAAAAACATGTGCAGATGTTATACcttctatatataatattgataaagatcaatttttgtttttaagaaatatacttttagatttattaaatgatcAAGATGTTATAGTGCTCTCATCAGCAGTCATGTCGTTTAATTGtttgtgtatatataatcacACAGAACAcaacaataaaataaaaattaataataaaaataaaaataatggTGATGGTCATGGTGATGGTCATGgtgatgataattattGCTATCATTTCAATGTTCAAGATtctaataattttaaaCCAAACATTTATAAATGTCTACCGTCAAATGATTTGAATTATCTAGATAAAAACAATTCAGTCTCTTATGATTTATCTTATCTCTCATCATATGAACATTTTTGTCATGTTAATTCGATGGAAAGACAAAGAGACAAATTTATTGAACAAAATGATAACATGTTAGAAAAAAGAGAATCAAAAACGCAAACGgatgaatatattttaatgtATACTGATCagaataataatgaaaatgaaattgaaattgaaaaaaataataataatattagaGATAAAAATGTCCATATTAATgataacaatatatttattaatgaCAACCATGTTGAttcaataaaaaatgtgGAGACGcctaatatatatgtaaacCTTAAACCTTCAGAACATTCAGAAGATCCTTCAAGctataaagaaaaaaatgaaatatataattcattaGCATGCCTACatccatattattacaagttatgttcttatttattattgtttCATCCATTCCATCAAATATATCTTATGGATCTTTTATTACGCTACTgtaaaatgttttataaagacccacttaataataaaaaaattaatttaaaaaataaaataaaaaaagaaaataattatatatactcTAATGGTAGctttataaataaatcaaGTTGTTATCTTCATAATATTGATGAAGACGatttttcttcatatgatatagatatagaaatatttatagataaattaataatattattatcatctaATAGTTATAGTGTTATTTTAATGTgtatttcttctttatatcatttaacaaattttatgtataaagaatatataatagatTCTATAATTAATACTTTATTTAGATGTActatagaaaaaaatgaagatatgtatgaaatatttttaaaaagtgtaaaaaatattattatatatttaaaagattattttataaaatacttatcttttttttatatcaaacctgaagataataatattataaaatcGATAAAAATAGATctattatatgtattacaaaatgattataataaaattattatattagatgaatttttatatcttttatatattcctGGTATATCTGaagatattattaaaaaactattttcatatataacATCTATAGCTCTAACAAATTCTATATGCTTATCAAACGTTATGCAACATATTATAGTTATGTTGAAttcaaatattaaattatattcttatCAATCTATATTATCCTTAAGAAAGTTATTACGACAAAGTCATCACAATCAAATTGTTCAgattcttttttttttgtgtaaaatatttttatctattCAATTAGAAGAAGTCAAAATATCAATCCTTTGCACTCTTACGaattatcaaaaatatattgatcctttattattatatgatatatcTCGCATATTACtaaaattttttcatacttcaacaaaaattatgaaaatacatataattcattttgtCTTCAAAGTCTGGATATATCAGTATGCTTCTCTCATAATACAATCAAATGAAAATCTTGACAAtcaaacaaataatatcaCACATAGTGATATTTCTACTACTAATGATATTcctttaaataaaaaaatacatatcAACCAAGCTGAAGCTCAAATGGAAACATCCACAGAAAATTTAGAAGGAAAACATTTCGAATGTGACAAAAATGACGATGTCAAAAAATATGCATGTCAAAATGATGATGTCAAAAAATATGCATGTCAAAATGATGATGtcaaaaaatatgaatgtCAAAATGATGATGTCAAAAAATATGCATGTCAAAATGATGATGTCAAAAAATATGCATATCAAAATGATGATGTCACAAAGgatcaaataaataatggtcaggaaaataataaaatagatCCTACAAATTTGACGACCACCCCTAccaacaacaacaacaacaacaacaataataataataataatattaataattatatttatgatcATACATTAAACAACTCATTTTGTAGAAACgaaaaatttaataaacaccacatttctttattaaaaaaacattttgaaaattatgaaaaattatgtaAACAAACCTTTATGCTAGCACTGGAAGATCAACATTTTAATGTTCAAGATACTAGTAAGACttatattaatatcttcttaagattaaaagaattaagtgttgaaaaaaatatttctttaaatatattacaacgaaatttttttaatgagCATCTAGATATTTATTCTCTTCCTTTATATTACttaaaatgtttttatagaaataatgacaatattatttgttcaAAATCTTTAcaagaaaatgaaaagaattGCAGTTCAAACGTGCATAGTTATGAAACAAAATCAAGTgatcataatataaaagtgGGTGataatatcataaaaacaaattctgataaaataaatgaaaaatatgacgacttaaaaaattcatcatgtgaagaaaataattcaaatcATTTTGactatataaaaaattcatttttatttcaacTAAATACTGTatctaatatattaaataaaaaaatttcatCATATGTAGAATTACCTGACTTTGCATGTGATGACCTACCAAAAATTGAACacattaataaaaatgaaaaaaaagaaaatattacTAGCATTTCTTCAAAAGATATACAAAGAAATAACACGTATAATAAATTCATCAATGAACGtatttttacaaatatGGATGATTTTTATAAAGAACAAAATTTTCATACAAGTCACcaaacaaataaaaattattcagAAAAATCTATGCTATTTAATAAAGGCACAAAAATTCAAGGTGAAGATGAAGAATCTGaagatgaaaatgaaaatgaagaaacaaatgaaaaaataaatgaaaaaataaatgaaaacacaaatgaagatgaaaataaaaataaacatcaaacattttgtaataattcaaataatcAATCCacaaatattaataatactTCTCATTTCAAACATGAAAAAGTAATTGATGAACAAATGGATGATATAgaaaaattcttttttagtgacgaaaattaa